Proteins from one Ananas comosus cultivar F153 linkage group 5, ASM154086v1, whole genome shotgun sequence genomic window:
- the LOC109710070 gene encoding ras-related protein Rab7 produces MASRRRMLLKVIILGDSGVGKTSLMNQYVNKKFSNQYKATIGADFLTKEVQIDDRLFTLQIWDTAGQERFQSLGVAFYRGADCCVLVYDVNVMKSFDNLNNWREEFLIQASPSDPENFPFVVLGNKIDVDGGNSRVVSEKKAKAWCASKGNIPYFETSAKEGINVEAAFETIARNALKNEPEEEIYLPDTIDVAGGGRQQRSSGCDC; encoded by the exons ATGGCGTCGCGGCGGCGAATGCTCCTCAAGGTCATCATCCTCGGCGATAGCGG GGTTGGAAAGACGTCGCTGATGAATCA GTACGTGAACAAGAAGTTTAGTAATCAGTATAAAGCAACTATTGGGGCCGATTTTTTGACCAAAGAGGTCCAGATTGATGACAGGCTATTCACTTTGCAG ATATGGGACACAGCAGGTCAGGAAAGATTTCAGAGTCTTGGTGTTGCTTTCTATCGTGGAGCTGATTGCTGTGTTCTTGTATATGATGTTAATGTCATGAAGTCGTTTGATAATCTGAACAATTGGCGTGAGGAGTTTCTGATTCAG GCTAGCCCGTCAGATCCTGAAAATTTCCCTTTTGTAGTGCTGGGGAACAAAATCGATGTTGATGGTGGCAATAGTCGAGTG GTTTCTGAGAAGAAAGCTAAGGCATGGTGTGCATCGAAGGGGAACATCCCCTACTTTGAGACATCTGCTAAAGAAGGAATAAATGTAGAAGCTGCTTTCGAGACTATAGCCAGGAATGCCCTGAAGAATGAACCAGAAGAAGAGAT CTATCTTCCTGACACTATTGATGTTGCTGGTGGCGGACGACAGCAACGATCATCAGGCTGTGATTGCTAG
- the LOC109710069 gene encoding protein LIKE COV 1-like — protein sequence MMGEPKVSTMAMANRERDRELLIAVAGESSDDPDSKPSSSAAAAAAHHHHHHSGREAFHNVLRSWASKKFMTGCVILFPIAVTFYITWWFIHFVDGFFSPIYAQLSINIFGLGFITSITFIFLVGVFMSSWVGASLLSLGEWFIKRMPFVRHIYNASKQISTAISPDQNTQAFKEVAIIRHPRIGEYAFGFITSAVVLQSYSGDEELCCVYVPTNHLYIGDIFLVNSKDVIRPNLSVREGIEIVVSGGMSMPQILATLDQQRIQVDRSRSNRS from the exons ATGATGGGGGAGCCCAAGGTGTCGACGATGGCCATGGCAAATAGGGAGAGAGATCGGGAGCTGCTCATCGCCGTCGCCGGCGAATCCTCCGACGACCCCGATTCCaagccctcctcctccgccgccgccgccgccgcccaccaccaccaccaccactcgGGCCGAGAG GCATTTCATAATGTTCTTCGCAGCTGGGCTTCAAAAAAGTTCATGACTGGATG TGTGATCCTCTTTCCAATAGCAGTTACCTTCTATATCACATGGTGGTTTATTCACTTTGTGGATGGATTTTTCTCTCCAATATATGCTCAACTTTCGATCAACATATTCG GACTTGGCTTCATAACTTCcataacttttatatttttggttGGAGTGTTCATGTCCTCATGGGTGGGGGCATCTCTTCTTAGCCTTGGAGAGTGGTTTATCAAGAGAATGCCATTTGTTCGCCATATTTACAATGCATCCAAGCAAATTAGCACTGCAATATCACCTG ATCAGAACACACAAGCCTTCAAGGAAGTGGCTATTATAAGGCACCCTAGGATTGGTGAATACGCATTTGGATTCATTACTTCAGCAGTTGTTCTTCAG AGTTATTCAGGTGACGAGGAGCTATGCTGTGTCTATGTTCCAACCAACCATCTCTATATTGGTGATATTTTTCTCGTCAACTCTAAGGACGTTATTAGGCCGAACTTATCTGTCCGTGAAGGAATTG AGATTGTAGTCTCAGGCGGCATGTCAATGCCCCAAATTCTTGCGACTTTGGATCAGCAAAGGATCCAAGTCGACAGATCCAGATCTAATCGGAGCTGA
- the LOC109710068 gene encoding pentatricopeptide repeat-containing protein At2g13600-like — translation MRVPSHLSPFTIRRFSTHTRSPNPALRSPPPISPKPSPSIQSLAASGRLAAALRLLVLRRGRGRPVGPDGFVSVLRHCAAPETLMEGRRLHAHMVVSGFVHDPFVLNHLINMYGKCGLLADAHWVFKGMAKQNLHSWNTLLGCYCKFGFLIEARQLFDEMPKKDTVSWNTMISGYDQHGPCEEALLVFVRMRSSDSRVDHFGVSSIISACSNLRFLNNGRELHGCSSKLGLDSHVQVGSALIGLYGKCGELEDAGRVFDEMGVKEIFTWNSMLDAYICCSKMEDALTFFDKIPEKNVVSWTSVVAGCSQHERNGEAICYFHRMLKTGLRADKVLLVCALTACAGLMDSKKGFKIHALILKHGVGSDVIVGSVLVMLYARCGGFSEAIRIINHMPLVDDFSWSVLIAEYAKHGFIDSAIKLFDCLEKKSVPLWNALIGGYSELGMNEEAHKAFGKMQLEGKKGDEFTYGSLLLASDLVGLSYGEQLHSQTIKLGIDSSVFVGSALIDMYSYNFECEAAIRIFDVLDEPNLVCWNSLISGLGLNKLDGKALCALRLMMVFGLVPDNITLSLILDSCSNLRALREGVQIHTLASKLGLESGVVAGCALIDMYAKCDRIIYASRVFYELQDHSVITWTAIVGGYMRCGMWDEAKELFDIMPERNIVSWNAMISGCVKLGRCTEAFQLYHQMHNSGILPDQITLVSLLTICCNFLLKENGKQIHAQVIKNGYHINNHVTIVLTEMYHKLEVHPYSVLSFGSSDPVLGNGTVEPDALSGNN, via the coding sequence ATGAGAGTCCCCTCCCACCTCTCGCCCTTCACCATCCGACGCTTCTCCACCCACACCCGCTCCCCCAACCCTGCTCTGCGAAGCCCGCCTCCCATCTCCCCCAAACCCTCCCCCTCCATCCAATCACTCGCCGCCTCCGGCCGCCTCGCCGCAGCCCTCCGCCTCCTTGtcctccgccgcggccgcggccgcCCCGTCGGACCCGACGGCTTCGTCTCCGTCCTCCGACACTGCGCCGCCCCGGAAACGCTAATGGAGGGCCGGCGCCTCCACGCGCACATGGTAGTCTCCGGTTTCGTTCACGACCCCTTCGTTCTCAATCACCTGATTAATATGTATGGTAAATGCGGCCTCTTGGCTGATGCTCATTGGGTTTTTAAGGGGATGGCGAAGCAAAATTTGCATTCTTGGAATACCTTACTTGGTTGTTACTGCAAATTCGGATTTTTGATAGAGGCGCGGCaactgtttgatgaaatgcctaAAAAGGATACAGTTTCGTGGAATACGATGATCTCGGGTTATGATCAGCACGGGCCATGTGAGGAGGCATTGCTGGTTTTTGTCAGGATGAGGAGTTCGGATTCTAGGGTTGATCATTTTGGTGTTTCTAGTATTATTAGCGCTTGTAGCAATCTTAGATTTCTAAATAATGGAAGAGAGCTCCATGGCTGTTCGAGTAAGTTGGGACTCGATTCGCATGTGCAGGTGGGTAGTGCTCTCATTGGGCTTTATGGAAAGTGTGGAGAATTGGAGGATGCTGGAAGGGTGTTTGATGAAATGGGTGTGAAAGAGATTTTTACGTGGAATTCGATGCTTGATGCTTATATTTGTTGCTCAAAGATGGAGGATGCGCTTACATTCTTTGATAAAATTCCTGAGAAGAATGTGGTTTCTTGGACTTCAGTTGTTGCTGGGTGCTCTCAACATGAGAGGAATGGAGAAGCAATTTGTTATTTTCACAGAATGCTGAAAACAGGTCTTAGGGCTGATAAAGTATTGCTTGTTTGTGCTCTAACTGCATGTGCAGGGTTGATGGATTCtaaaaaagggtttaaaatcCATGCCTTGATTCTGAAACACGGAGTTGGAAGTGATGTGATTGTTGGAAGTGTTCTTGTGATGTTGTATGCAAGATGTGGAGGTTTCAGTGAAGCTATAAGAATCATTAATCATATGCCATTAGTTGATGACTTCTCGTGGAGTGTGTTGATAGCTGAATATGCGAAGCATGGGTTTATAGATAGTGCGATTAAACTATTTGActgcttggagaagaagagtgTTCCATTGTGGAATGCCCTCATTGGAGGTTATTCTGAACTTGGAATGAATGAGGAGGCTCACAAAGCTTTTGGAAAAATGCAATTGGAGGGAAAAAAGGGTGATGAGTTCACCTATGGAAGCCTTCTGTTAGCTTCTGATCTTGTCGGCTTGAGTTATGGTGAACAACTCCATTCACAAACTATCAAGCTAGGCATTGATTCTTCTGTTTTTGTCGGCAGTGCTCTTATTGACATGTACAGCTACAACTTCGAGTGTGAAGCCGCTATAAGAATATTTGATGTATTAGACGAACCAAACCTTGTGTGCTGGAATTCATTGATCTCTGGGTTAGGATTGAACAAATTGGATGGTAAAGCTCTATGCGCACTTCGTCTAATGATGGTTTTTGGGCTAGTCCCAGATAACATCACATTATCACTTATTCTTGATTCATGCTCAAATTTACGAGCATTAAGGGAGGGAGTACAGATTCACACACTTGCCAGTAAATTAGGGCTTGAATCAGGTGTTGTTGCTGGGTGTGCTCTTATAGACATGTATGCAAAATGTGACAGAATAATATATGCGTCTCGTGTATTCTATGAATTGCAAGATCATAGTGTAATTACTTGGACTGCAATTGTGGGTGGTTATATGAGATGTGGAATGTGGGATGAGGCAAAAGAATTGTTTGATATAATGCCAGAGAGGAATATAGTTTCATGGAATGCAATGATTTCAGGATGTGTGAAACTTGGCCGTTGTACAGAAGCATTTCAGCTCTACCATCAAATGCATAATTCGGGTATTTTACCCGATCAAATAACTTTAGTTAGTCTGCTAACTATCTGCTGCAACTTTTTGCTAAAAGAGAATGGGAAGCAGATTCATGCCCAGGTAATAAAAAATGGGTATCATATAAACAATCATGTAACTATAGTGTTGACAGAAATGTATCACAAACTTGAAGTACATCCATATAGTGTATTGTCTTTTGGGTCATCTGATCCAGTGCTTGGGAATGGTACAGTAGAGCCAGATGCTCTTTCAGGGAATAATTAA